The Brassica napus cultivar Da-Ae chromosome C1, Da-Ae, whole genome shotgun sequence DNA segment TGAATTAGTAATTTACCTGCCATCAAAGAAAtcctttatttcatttttttaatctcCCCATCATTCCCTGTAGCTGAGAACGATGCTGCTGAGCTCGGTACTGTCTGATTCGCACGTGTTGAGGCTGGGACTTGGGGGCCTGGTGGTTCGACAACTACCGTAACACAGTCCGCtcctttattaatgtatttaaataaatacttaatagAACCAACTTGGTTGCACCACTCTACATTAATGTGAGCTCGGTAACGAAGAGAGAGTGTCATGTTGTAAGGAATGACCCATCTGTTGTCACATTTCAAATCATTCTTCTCAACAAAAAAGTTCGACTACTCGCGTCTTCTATAAACCGGAAATCCATCCTTTTTCACTCTAGTATTCTCTGCAAATGGTTTAGGAAACATTTTCGAACACTGCCCATTTTCCATACAGGGAGAGTTCATATTAGCAGTTCCACACAGACCATAAATCATCATATCCTTAACAACATTGTAAAGATCTGGATCAGAAGATTTATCTGGGATCTCAGCTGATATGATTCTATCAATGTCTTCTTTTTTGGAAATTTGGAGGAATGATGCATAAAAAGGAGAATGTGAGCATGTGACAAGCCTCTCTTTTAAAATTCAACAATATACATGgctgaaatagaaaaaaaaaaacacaatagaATATTTATTGTTTGCACATGATCCAATCAATATAAAGCTTACTCCGAAATGATGACATAACCAGACATACTAAgatgataattatattaaaaatgagtCGAAATTCAACTTACATGTAGATGTCTTTccgagaattttttttttgtcaaatcatTCATCAAAGAATCGAGTTTCATCTTAAAGATTCGACAAATAATTTCCGGTCTGTCATCTGAATTCAAGCCTCTTTTCTGAAGGAGTCTTGTAATTTCTGGCCATTTCGGATTGCATGTAAATGTGATGAAAAGGTCTGGAAAACCAAAATGTCTGCAAATGGCCATAGCATCCAAGTACATATTCTTCATGTATCTTGGACCGCCTGTGAAAGTAGCTGGTAGAACAAATTGTTGACCTTGTTCATTCATGTCCAAGTTCCCAGCATTCTCAGACTCCTTAATAGAGTCATAACTATCTGAACGCCAGCATGTCTCATTAAGCTTCAAATACCTCAGTCTTTTGGATTCGATAGTAGTATAGGCATCCACTATGAATTGTTGAAATAACCTCCTTGAATAAAGCATAACGTGTGACTCATTTTCGCGCTCTTGCATCCGAAAAGTAAAAAACTGCCTCATACTGATAGTATCTTTTTTGAGTTTCTTTGAAGCTTCTGTGACACCTTTTTTTTATACCAATCCTGAAACCATCCTCACCATAAACAAATATTAGAGGATATTGCAGTGCTAGATAGGAGATGTGAACCTCATCAATcatggtaagtcgtccagacttATGCCGTAGAACAATATCACGCTTATCCATTCCTAAATTAAAATCCCCAGGAATCAATGCAGCTACCTCTGATGCTGTTGGCATATTATATGTCCTACCATCCTTGTCACTTCTACTGACAATTCGCATATGGAAAGTCTGTTCAGGATTCTCCACAAATCTCTCTCTAGCTGATCGAAACTGCACAACATATGGATTAACAGCATTCAACATCTTCATAATAGGTTGAATAATTTCCTTGTTCAACCCATCTTTCTTACTATCCGAGGAGGTCTTTTTTGATTTGCTGGTAACAGACAGAAAACAACAACCATTTAATCATACATCAGAACTTTAGACAAAAAGAAAGTAGAatcttattttcaaaaaaattagttacCTCAGAGCATTAAATCTGTTTTCAACTTCATTCTCTGTATCAACAATGTATAGCTGTCCAAACTTGGCATAACCTCCTTCAGGTGGTGTTAAACTTCCCATCAAATGATAGTTTTCACCATGAAGCTGAAACATCTGTGGTCCTTTTCCCTTGGTTAGAGATTTCTCTACCTTTCCACCAAGAGAAGTGAAAGAGAATACCATATTGTATGCTCTAGTATTCTTTTGAAAATGTTTGCTAAGCTTATCATTTCCTGTTAGAAGGTTTATTAGAAGCTCAGGGGGTTTATTTAAATATGGCAACTGAACTTGTTCTTGCATGCAACACAAAGTAAATATAGGTTTGCGTCTAGATTTTCTCTTGTTTATGCGTTCACCATACCACATGATAGCTCCACAATGAACACAACTGTGCTCTGGGTCACCCTCATCAACATAATCTGCTAAATTATAAGAATGTAGGTTAGGAAAACATCGTCCACAGTCAAAATATAACTTCAATAATTAAACTAACCATCGTCTTTGGGCGGCACTGTTTTGACTTTTTTCTTCACTTCAGAGAAGGTTTTTCTAAACATGGCTGCCAGTAAACTAACTCGTTCAGATTGGTTGTCTACCTCTGGTTCAAGCTCAATAGATTGTTCGCCATCTGAACGATCAGTACCAGAGCTATCCTGACTACTACATTCGATGGATTTTAGATCATCCATGTTGACCAGTAAATctgcaaaatatatataaaatagccATAGTATCAGACATGAAATTATGGTTTAAACATAATCGTAGGAAATACCTTCATTCAATGAATCATCATGTGGACCGTTATGTTCTAATTCAGCATTTTTTGACACTGATGAATCTCTTGGCATTTCTTTGGTCTTTGTGTTTGGCATTTTATGAATTGGTGTCTGTTGTCTTTCAAATGTAAGCTGACCTGGGCATGATCCAACGTAGGTACCCGACATGCCTGCAGCGCAAAACAACAAAAGCTCTAAGGGATTCAGAATTCTGGCAGTATATAAGACACTTCATGGCAAAATCACAGACTAtttggttagtatttttatcACTATGGCAGTATATAAGATATACCTCTGTGTTGTCTATCAAAAGTGGACATTTCTGAATCTCTTGGCATATCTCTGTTATATGAGTTTGGCATATTAGGGATTGGTGTGTGTTGTACACCAAATGTTAGCTGACTTGGACATGATACAGTGTAGATAGCTGAGATGCCTgcataataaaatgaattaGTTAAGTTCTAGTAAAAACGTATAGGCATAAAAGACactattttgttttatcttttaataCTATGGCAGTAAATAAGATGTACCTTTAGTTAACTGACTCCTTCTCTTTTGATTAGGACTATCTTTGCTTTCTTTATAAGGAAAAACTACACATTTAACAACTCAGATGTGAGTTGAATGGAGTAATAAACTTAGATCATCAACATAGGCATAGTTTAGCATAGATAACTACCTCACTTGTTTTGGGTTTAGACACTGTTACTCGTGGGTGAGACCTTGATGGGTTGTTTTTACTGGTAACATCATTCAACAGTCTTGCAAAAACTGTACTCAAGGAGACATCTTTAGTATGGGAGGAAACGCGGGTTCTTTGTTTAGATTCAGATTGTGAAGGTTTCAAACGACCATCAGCTCCAAGTGGAGCAACATGCTTTCTTTTCATCCTGTGAATATAGAGAGTTACGTATGCAGAAAACTCTTTGTATATAACTATactatacaataaaatatagcTTACGGCTCTGAGAAATTAGTAGATCACACTAACTTCAATTATGATAGGTTTTGATGAGGTTCAGTGACTGCTGCCCATTCTGTTTCTATAATGAAAAATTTTTCTTCGTGGGTTGACAAACAAAATGTTTTGAAGTAAATGTATAGGCGGGATGATGGTAAATTAAAATGAGAATTACTTCAGTTAAGATTCTTTACATAATCGGTAATATAATATCTTCTTAGATcgcaaaaatatttaattgtagATACAATATTACcataaaataatgtatcttaACAGAATCTAAATACTATTtgcttataatttttaatattctttacgtataaaaaatatttctataactGTTTAGTTTAACATTTTAGAGTGCCATAAACCTTAAgttatcactttttttttctctacagTTTATGGGTGTATCATGAAGTAACAAATGCTCGTTGGGTTTCAAAAATGGATTCCAACCACAGCACATGCCAAGTAAGTTTCTATGTAACGCTCACGCATTGTATAGTAaacacattaaaaaataaataagatattttgatCACTTTGAATACACTTAAGAAATGAATGACATCTCTATGAAGACTCATCTTTATTAAAAATCATCTTTATTAGAATCCATCGTTATTGAAAAACCACTAAAATGCCAAACTGAAAAGAaacatataatagaaaaataagaaaacatgcAACCAAATCCATAAACCCACTCATCCTTTAACTACTCCCCCACATTCTTTTCCACTTTGATTATCTTAGAGCATTGTTTCTTTGAAGTAGAAGACAGGTCATCAACTTAATTGTCTCCTTTTCGTTTAGACAGTGGAGTAGaaacagaaataaaaatttacaaaccTATCCTGATGGACGATCAGATGAAACAACATTAGTCAATGTATCTTCAATATTCTCATCGTCAGACTCAGATATTATTTCATCAGCAGACCAAGTCTTCCCAATGTTAAATATATGCGATCCATAGTCAACATTGTCTTTGCTCACATAGACACCAAATTTGAAAGTCTTTCCAATTAACTCATTATAGAGTCAGGAAAATCTTCAGGATCCTcaacctaaaaataaatatatactacattataaaaacaaaaaataaaaactatgaacgaaaaaaaaaacaatacctcTTCTATAGAACCATCTAAGAGCACTTCAACACTTACTCCCACAATAGGTTCAGCAATAGTATCAAGCAACATCACCTTAGTTTCACCAGTGTCATCCTTTATTAATAGATGCAGCTTAAACCTATGTCATAAATAAAATAGGTAAGTCAAATAGATTATAAACATTATCGGGCTTCAAAATGTAAGGAACATACTTAGGTGCAACATTGGTAACTACCTGCTTGCATGAATCGCAATACCACAGATGTTTCACTGGCACAATATCCTTCTTAGTAATGTTGGTCACCTTCTTGAAGTGGCACTTAACACACCCAAAATAATACCATGCCCAGTCTGTATCTATTGCATAAACAGTTCCCTTAACAATGCATTTTTCAATCTATAGAAAAAACATTAGTGTTAGTAATGTCTAGATTGGTTTGCTAAATTTTGGGATTAAAAAAATGAACCTCAGTTGCCATTATGATATCCAAGACTGTTCTATCTGGATAGACATACCACTTATCTGGTTGACGTTTGTTCCCTTTAGGTTTTACAACCTCACCAGTACCAGTAGTGAGAGCAAGCTCATTATTTGGCATcctaaatcagaaaaaaaactttGCATAAAGATGTTTTAAAAAGGTAGTTATGAGATTAGAATAAAATGTACAGTCTTTGATAATCTTGCACATCAAATCCAGGTGGATTGATCTCCAGAGTTGAAGTTTCAAATGAATTTGTTATCTGGACTTGTCCTACatcaaaccaaataaattatcGCTATGAATGAAAATTcgataataaatatatacttttcaTATGTTTAGTAGATATCTTACCCTTGTAAACATTGATTTTAGCAAACCTCAGTAAGCAGAGAAAATTTTGATTCACTTCACCAACTTTGTATGCATACAAAAGGTGCTCAGCAAAATGACCCCAAAGACAACATGCGATTTGGTGATCACTGAt contains these protein-coding regions:
- the LOC106373653 gene encoding uncharacterized protein LOC106373653 codes for the protein MAMVTSGRISLLKNIKPFKTTWIVEVKVLHSWSQPSNYAGGDSLQFILADRPGVKIYCTCKRVFFPRVKKLQVGQWRFIENFSVTPAGGKYRPTSHEYKISITNVIGQAIDIGEMQALPVQGKETKKLELTLTDTDDHQIACCLWGHFAEHLLYAYKVGEVNQNFLCLLRFAKINVYKGQVQITNSFETSTLEINPPGFDVQDYQRLMPNNELALTTGTGEVVKPKGNKRQPDKWYVYPDRTVLDIIMATEIEKCIVKGTVYAIDTDWAWYYFGCVKCHFKKVTNITKKDIVPVKHLWFKLHLLIKDDTGETKVMLLDTIAEPIVGVSVEVLLDGSIEETFKFGVYVSKDNVDYGSHIFNIGKTWSADEIISESDDENIEDTLTNVVSSDRPSG